In Paraburkholderia sp. PGU19, a single window of DNA contains:
- a CDS encoding kelch repeat-containing protein gives MHTRRVVICVLLLAAMLVAGCQGNGNGTASVAPAGLTERDVAVVYPQGTEIVPNTLSSSGLITHCSVSPPLPAGLLLDPQTCAITGTPNGVSPDTIYTIDASDPAGSESIRVEIEVKPEAIAPETLSYLNPAVIYTTNAPIIPNTPIATGGEITLYSISPALPAGLLLDPQTGIISGTPSAVSPPSVYTVIGSNSVDSVEVQLAIEVHAAIQPPAGLSYWDLAPVYVVGQPISYDEPLSTGDEITFFSVSPALPDGLSINAQTGAISGTPTTVQPPTTYTIMGSNSAGSVTVQIVIGVDDPVTGEWTPASSMNQARFRHTATLLRNGQVLVAAGTRKQATASAELYAPATNTWTSTGSLSQARQSHSATLLPDGRVLVAGGFKTGVGSEQSSAELYDPASGSWSSTGSMSDARDLHTATLLPNGLVLVTGGEGKAGALSSAELYNPATGNWSPTGSMAQARFSHTATLLANGLVLVVGGASDSGALSSAELYNPATGTWSPTGSMSQVRTDFATALLPDGTVLALAGTDGNTELSSAERYAPATGTWTQTGSLIHARDLLTATLLPNGRVLATAGLAGSDLYSDELYDPATGTWTQTASLGWAREQHTATLLADGRVLIAGGIGRGILARAELFH, from the coding sequence ATGCATACCAGACGAGTCGTGATCTGCGTGCTTCTGCTTGCCGCGATGCTGGTTGCGGGTTGCCAAGGTAACGGCAACGGCACCGCATCGGTGGCGCCGGCTGGATTGACCGAACGCGATGTTGCAGTTGTCTACCCGCAAGGCACTGAAATCGTTCCCAATACGCTCAGCAGCAGCGGGCTCATCACACACTGCAGCGTGTCGCCGCCTTTACCCGCGGGGCTATTGCTCGATCCGCAGACCTGCGCGATCACCGGGACGCCAAACGGCGTCTCTCCCGACACCATATATACGATTGACGCCAGCGATCCGGCAGGCAGCGAATCCATCAGGGTGGAGATCGAGGTCAAGCCCGAAGCTATCGCCCCGGAAACCCTGAGTTACTTGAACCCCGCTGTGATCTATACGACCAACGCGCCGATCATTCCCAACACACCGATCGCCACCGGCGGGGAAATCACCCTGTACAGCATCTCGCCTGCCCTGCCCGCGGGGCTTCTCCTCGATCCGCAAACAGGCATCATTTCTGGCACACCCTCGGCAGTCAGCCCACCGTCCGTCTACACGGTGATCGGCAGCAACAGCGTCGATTCTGTCGAGGTTCAGCTCGCGATCGAGGTGCACGCTGCGATTCAACCACCGGCGGGCCTTAGCTATTGGGATCTGGCTCCCGTCTACGTTGTCGGCCAGCCGATCTCTTACGACGAGCCGCTGTCCACTGGCGATGAAATCACTTTCTTCTCGGTGTCGCCAGCGCTACCTGACGGATTGAGCATCAATGCGCAGACGGGCGCGATCAGCGGCACACCAACCACGGTGCAGCCACCGACGACCTATACGATTATGGGCAGCAACAGCGCGGGCAGCGTCACCGTGCAGATCGTCATCGGCGTCGACGACCCGGTGACGGGAGAGTGGACACCTGCCAGCTCAATGAATCAGGCACGTTTCCGGCACACGGCCACGCTGCTGCGCAATGGCCAGGTTCTGGTCGCTGCGGGAACAAGAAAGCAAGCCACTGCCTCTGCCGAACTGTACGCTCCGGCCACCAACACCTGGACATCGACCGGCAGCCTGAGCCAGGCGCGCCAATCCCACTCGGCGACGCTGCTGCCCGACGGCCGCGTGCTCGTGGCGGGTGGATTCAAAACGGGCGTGGGCAGTGAACAGTCGTCGGCGGAGTTGTACGACCCGGCCTCGGGTAGCTGGTCGTCCACCGGCAGCATGAGCGATGCGCGTGATTTGCACACGGCCACGCTGTTACCCAACGGCCTCGTGCTCGTAACAGGCGGCGAGGGCAAGGCGGGAGCCCTGTCGTCGGCCGAACTGTACAACCCGGCGACGGGAAACTGGTCGCCAACAGGCAGCATGGCGCAAGCGCGCTTTTCCCATACTGCCACGCTGCTGGCCAACGGCCTCGTACTCGTTGTGGGTGGGGCGAGCGATTCAGGCGCCCTTTCTTCGGCGGAACTCTACAATCCAGCAACGGGGACCTGGTCGCCAACGGGTAGCATGAGTCAGGTGCGCACCGACTTCGCCACCGCGTTGCTGCCTGACGGAACGGTGCTGGCGTTAGCGGGAACGGACGGAAACACTGAACTGTCGTCAGCCGAACGCTACGCCCCCGCCACAGGGACATGGACACAGACGGGCAGCCTGATCCATGCACGCGACCTCCTGACTGCCACGTTACTGCCCAACGGCCGGGTGCTTGCCACCGCCGGACTGGCAGGGAGCGATCTTTACTCAGACGAGCTTTACGATCCCGCTACGGGTACCTGGACGCAAACGGCCAGCCTGGGCTGGGCGCGCGAGCAGCATACGGCGACGCTGCTAGCTGACGGCAGAGTGCTCATCGCCGGGGGAATCGGTCGTGGAATACTGGCTCGCGCCGAACTGTTTCATTGA
- a CDS encoding SMP-30/gluconolaconase/LRE-like region family protein, giving the protein MVEKKRIHAALLVAAIATIAPACQAENTTDWLANTYGTLAAHVGNTARSMWVAPEGVIYTASMWDEYEGGVAVYQAGKSLGSIGAHGEFQGGAITGNATSIFVALQPGGTYGSGAVGRYNRTTRTRDLLIQVSAFNNLPRVDVVTGLATAASLLYASDFYGNRVRIFTTDGVWKRDINVTGPGAIALDGAGNAWVAQKGEGSIVEFSPTGALLNTIRMPSGSQPSALYFDASSGQLMVGDEGPDMNIKRYKLSGTPALAGTFGIQGGYLDTTTGIKGQVGDKRFTRVTGIGKDSAGNLYVLNNPWGGSWDLGRDGGTDLHSYNSSGRLQWKLQSLNFEGIAAPDPGTDGVYFYGGTNIYTGTAGGTFVANTVDPIDYPSDPRININDRSRDEHFGQLATVGANRILVVSGQNPDIYYFFHFNAANGYIAIPDATLPGAAFKTTASVRDGFCIDSTGGVWAGLDKTGYIYHYPLSGFDASGKPTWGSGIPIRIPESIKPLTRIVYLADSDTMILGRGIVGSTDWTSIGTRIEVYHGWSAGNTTAPNPVINLTRAGAKSIDAAGSYLFVGYWFGSGQALPNIDAFNLASGNLDATLVNTSTGTVDASSAIDSMYGIRAYLRSTGEYVVTKNNVKGSSITVYRWTP; this is encoded by the coding sequence ATGGTTGAGAAAAAGCGGATTCATGCTGCACTCCTCGTCGCAGCGATCGCCACGATCGCACCGGCGTGTCAGGCGGAAAACACCACCGACTGGCTGGCGAACACCTATGGCACCCTCGCCGCCCACGTGGGTAACACCGCGCGTTCCATGTGGGTCGCGCCCGAAGGCGTCATCTATACGGCCTCCATGTGGGACGAGTACGAGGGTGGCGTCGCTGTCTACCAGGCCGGCAAGAGCCTCGGCTCGATCGGCGCGCACGGCGAGTTTCAGGGCGGCGCGATCACGGGCAACGCAACGTCGATCTTTGTGGCACTGCAGCCCGGCGGGACGTACGGAAGCGGTGCGGTGGGGCGATACAACCGCACCACCAGGACTCGCGATCTTTTGATTCAGGTCAGTGCGTTTAACAACCTGCCGCGGGTCGACGTCGTCACTGGACTGGCCACGGCGGCCTCGCTCCTCTACGCGAGCGACTTCTATGGCAATCGCGTCCGGATCTTCACTACCGACGGTGTCTGGAAGCGGGACATCAACGTCACGGGCCCGGGCGCCATCGCACTGGATGGCGCAGGCAACGCCTGGGTCGCACAGAAGGGTGAGGGCTCGATCGTCGAGTTCAGTCCAACCGGCGCGCTGTTGAACACCATCCGGATGCCGAGCGGTTCGCAGCCATCGGCGCTCTATTTCGATGCGTCATCGGGGCAGCTCATGGTTGGGGACGAAGGCCCCGACATGAACATCAAGCGCTACAAGCTCTCGGGCACACCGGCGCTGGCCGGTACATTCGGCATTCAGGGCGGTTATCTCGACACCACGACCGGAATCAAAGGACAGGTTGGAGACAAGCGCTTCACCCGCGTCACTGGCATCGGCAAGGACAGCGCAGGCAACCTCTATGTGCTCAACAATCCGTGGGGCGGAAGCTGGGACCTCGGCCGCGACGGCGGCACGGACCTTCACTCTTATAACAGTTCTGGTCGCTTGCAATGGAAGCTTCAGTCTCTCAACTTTGAGGGGATCGCCGCTCCGGACCCGGGTACCGACGGCGTCTACTTCTATGGAGGCACCAACATCTACACCGGCACCGCTGGGGGAACCTTCGTAGCGAACACTGTCGATCCGATCGACTATCCATCCGATCCACGCATCAACATCAACGATCGCTCACGGGACGAGCACTTCGGTCAACTTGCCACAGTCGGCGCAAACCGGATCCTCGTGGTGTCCGGCCAGAATCCAGATATCTACTACTTCTTCCACTTCAATGCTGCGAATGGCTACATCGCAATACCGGACGCGACGCTTCCCGGTGCGGCGTTCAAGACGACCGCATCAGTCAGGGACGGATTCTGCATTGACAGCACGGGAGGGGTGTGGGCCGGCCTGGACAAGACTGGTTACATCTACCACTATCCGCTGAGTGGCTTCGACGCCAGCGGCAAGCCAACATGGGGATCCGGTATCCCCATTCGCATTCCCGAGAGCATCAAGCCGCTGACGCGTATCGTCTACCTCGCGGACAGCGACACGATGATTCTCGGACGGGGCATTGTTGGGAGTACGGACTGGACGTCGATAGGCACGCGGATCGAGGTATATCACGGCTGGAGCGCGGGCAACACTACGGCACCCAATCCGGTGATCAACCTCACCCGCGCCGGCGCCAAGTCGATTGACGCGGCCGGCAGCTATCTATTCGTCGGCTACTGGTTCGGCAGCGGGCAAGCTTTGCCGAACATCGACGCCTTCAATCTCGCTTCAGGCAACCTCGACGCCACGCTGGTCAACACCAGTACAGGTACCGTCGACGCCAGCAGCGCCATCGATTCGATGTACGGCATCAGGGCATACCTTCGATCGACAGGCGAGTACGTGGTCACGAAGAACAACGTCAAGGGTTCCAGCATCACCGTTTATCGCTGGACGCCTTGA